Proteins found in one Streptococcus criceti HS-6 genomic segment:
- a CDS encoding putative polysaccharide biosynthesis protein, with amino-acid sequence MAEKQLTQNEKMARGTFWATTGNTLSRLMGALYIIPWYAWMGEYGNQANALYGMGYNIYAYFLLLSTTGINVAVAKQIAKYNAMGKEDHSIHLIKSFLKLMGAVGLVFAIIMYLASPLFAVLSGTGPELEPVIHSLSLAVLVFPAMSVIRGIFQGYNDFKPYAMSQIFEQLIRVIWMLLTAYFIMQLGSGDYVKAVSQSTLAAFIGMIASMAVLIFYLNKAGLIKKIFAKQREKIKIDTLGLLKETFKEAIPFIITGSAIQTLQLIDQGTFNNVLALFTNYSRTERNVLFSYMSANPSKINMILISVATSIGGVGIPVITESFTKKNWGELRKVVVNNLQMLWLFILPAVVGSVILAKPIYVVFYGLPTKTAHYLFVFVMAETVLLALYSLMAPMLQALFQNRKAIQYFLWGILVKVLFQIPMMYVFGPYGPLVATALALWIPIVLMYFKIQEVTGFDHAEIRQDARTILWMSLIMGVVVGLGYFGLSQVYPVVGRVSSLVHVAILGALGVCIYGYFALRTRQIDGLLGRRAAALRQKFHIR; translated from the coding sequence ATGGCAGAAAAACAGTTAACACAGAATGAGAAGATGGCCCGAGGGACCTTCTGGGCAACAACCGGAAATACGCTAAGTCGTCTCATGGGAGCCCTCTACATCATCCCTTGGTATGCCTGGATGGGAGAATATGGCAATCAGGCCAATGCCCTCTATGGGATGGGGTATAATATTTATGCTTATTTCCTGCTTTTATCTACCACAGGAATTAATGTGGCTGTCGCCAAACAGATTGCCAAGTACAATGCCATGGGTAAGGAAGACCATTCTATCCATCTGATTAAGAGTTTTCTCAAACTCATGGGGGCGGTTGGTCTAGTCTTTGCCATTATTATGTATCTGGCCTCCCCCCTCTTTGCTGTGCTCTCAGGGACAGGTCCAGAATTGGAGCCGGTCATCCATAGTCTCTCCCTAGCTGTCTTAGTATTTCCAGCTATGAGTGTTATCCGAGGGATTTTTCAGGGCTACAATGATTTTAAGCCTTATGCCATGAGTCAGATTTTTGAACAATTAATCCGAGTTATCTGGATGCTTCTGACGGCCTACTTCATCATGCAGTTAGGTTCTGGCGATTACGTTAAGGCAGTCAGTCAGTCAACTCTAGCCGCCTTCATTGGGATGATTGCCAGTATGGCAGTTCTCATCTTTTACCTCAATAAGGCTGGCCTGATTAAGAAAATTTTTGCCAAGCAAAGGGAGAAAATCAAGATTGATACCTTAGGTCTGCTGAAGGAGACCTTCAAGGAAGCCATTCCCTTTATCATCACAGGATCTGCCATCCAGACCTTGCAGTTGATTGACCAAGGAACCTTCAACAACGTCCTTGCTCTCTTCACCAACTATAGCCGAACAGAGCGTAATGTCCTCTTTAGCTACATGTCGGCCAATCCAAGCAAGATTAATATGATTTTAATTTCAGTCGCCACCTCTATCGGAGGTGTGGGCATTCCTGTCATTACCGAATCCTTCACTAAAAAAAATTGGGGGGAACTGCGTAAAGTTGTGGTCAATAACCTGCAGATGCTCTGGCTCTTTATTCTACCGGCAGTTGTTGGTTCGGTTATCTTAGCCAAGCCGATTTATGTCGTCTTTTACGGCCTGCCGACTAAAACAGCCCATTACCTCTTTGTCTTTGTTATGGCCGAGACTGTTCTGCTGGCCCTCTATTCCCTTATGGCTCCTATGCTTCAGGCCCTCTTTCAAAATCGCAAGGCTATCCAGTATTTCCTCTGGGGAATTTTGGTTAAGGTGCTTTTCCAAATACCGATGATGTATGTCTTTGGCCCTTACGGCCCCCTAGTGGCAACAGCTCTGGCTCTTTGGATTCCTATCGTTTTGATGTATTTCAAGATACAAGAAGTGACCGGTTTTGACCATGCAGAAATTAGGCAGGATGCGCGAACCATTCTCTGGATGAGCTTAATCATGGGCGTGGTTGTCGGCCTTGGTTACTTCGGCCTCAGTCAGGTCTACCCTGTCGTCGGACGAGTCTCCAGCCTCGTTCACGTAGCCATCTTAGGGGCTCTTGGCGTCTGTATCTACGGCTACTTTGCTCTCCGTACCCGTCAGATTGACGGTCTCCTTGGGCGCCGTGCAGCCGCCCTACGGCAGAAATTCCATATTAGATAG
- a CDS encoding UDP-N-acetylmuramoyl-L-alanyl-D-glutamate--L-lysine ligase has product MIKMTQVLDILKQDKNFRDISYKGGFAYTWKEVTFDQLSYDSRKVSSSTLFFAKGAAFKREFLEAAVDDGLTFYVAEKDYEVGIPAILVNDIKQAMSLIAMAFHGNPQKKLKILAFTGTKGKTTAAYFAYNILKQSHKPAMLSTMNTTLDGETFFKSQLTTPESLDLFQMMALALKNGRTHLIMEVSSQAFLVKRVYGLTFDVGVFLNISPDHIGPIEHPTFEDYFYHKRLLMDNSRAVVVNSGMNHFAIVREQVANLPHDFYGQGSANQIKNGQAFDFDLTGKLAGHYDIQLIGDFNQENALAAGLASLRLGASLADIQKGIAETSVPGRMEVLTQTNGAKVFVDYAHNGDSLQKLLSVVTQHQTGKNILILGAPGNKGESRRADFGRVINQNPDLEVILTADDPNKEDPHVICQEIASHISRPVDIIVDREEAIKKALLKTQKSSDAVIIAGKGADAFQIVDGRRASYDGDIVIAKKYLNRSLKF; this is encoded by the coding sequence ATGATAAAGATGACACAGGTGCTTGACATTCTCAAGCAAGATAAAAATTTTCGAGATATCAGCTACAAAGGTGGTTTTGCCTATACTTGGAAAGAGGTTACTTTTGATCAACTCAGCTACGATAGCCGCAAGGTTAGCTCTTCGACCCTCTTTTTTGCCAAGGGTGCTGCTTTTAAAAGGGAATTCCTAGAAGCAGCTGTTGATGATGGTTTGACCTTTTATGTTGCTGAAAAAGACTACGAGGTAGGAATCCCAGCTATCCTTGTCAATGATATTAAGCAGGCCATGAGTCTGATTGCCATGGCCTTCCATGGTAATCCCCAGAAGAAGCTGAAAATTCTGGCTTTTACAGGGACCAAGGGCAAGACTACAGCAGCCTACTTTGCCTACAATATTCTCAAACAGAGCCACAAACCTGCCATGCTTTCAACCATGAATACCACCTTGGATGGCGAGACTTTCTTTAAATCGCAGCTGACCACGCCCGAAAGTCTCGATCTCTTTCAAATGATGGCTCTAGCCCTTAAAAATGGGCGGACCCATCTGATTATGGAAGTGTCCAGTCAAGCCTTTCTGGTCAAGCGCGTTTATGGTTTAACGTTTGATGTTGGGGTCTTCCTCAATATCAGTCCTGATCATATCGGTCCGATTGAGCATCCGACCTTTGAGGATTACTTTTATCACAAGCGCTTGCTTATGGACAATAGCCGAGCAGTCGTTGTTAATAGTGGCATGAATCATTTTGCCATCGTTCGCGAGCAAGTGGCTAATTTACCTCATGATTTTTATGGTCAAGGCTCCGCCAATCAGATTAAAAATGGGCAAGCTTTTGATTTTGATCTGACTGGTAAGCTGGCTGGACATTACGATATCCAGCTGATCGGTGATTTCAATCAGGAAAATGCTCTGGCTGCCGGTTTAGCGAGTTTACGGTTGGGAGCGAGTTTAGCCGATATCCAAAAAGGAATCGCTGAGACCAGTGTGCCGGGGCGAATGGAAGTTCTTACCCAAACTAATGGAGCTAAGGTTTTTGTTGACTATGCGCACAACGGTGACAGCCTACAAAAACTCTTGTCGGTGGTCACCCAACACCAGACAGGTAAAAACATTCTCATCCTTGGGGCTCCCGGCAATAAGGGCGAAAGCCGGCGGGCAGATTTCGGTCGAGTCATCAATCAGAATCCTGATTTGGAAGTCATCCTAACAGCCGATGATCCCAACAAAGAAGATCCTCACGTTATTTGTCAGGAGATCGCCAGCCATATCAGCCGCCCAGTTGACATCATCGTTGATCGAGAAGAGGCGATTAAAAAGGCTCTGCTAAAAACCCAAAAATCCAGCGATGCCGTTATTATTGCTGGTAAGGGGGCGGATGCTTTCCAAATCGTTGATGGCAGACGAGCTAGCTACGACGGTGATATCGTCATTGCTAAAAAGTATCTGAATCGCTCATTAAAATTCTAA
- a CDS encoding cystathionine gamma-synthase, whose amino-acid sequence MTHDYKLATLLAHAGINSDKETGALAAPLHFSTTYQHPEFGQSTGFDYTRTKNPTRVTLEKTLAAIEKADYAIATSSGMSAVVLALEIFPVGSKVVAARDLYGGSFRWFNDQEKQGRFSFTYANSQAEMLAAISDETDIVYIETPTNPLMIEFDIKTVAELAHQKGAAVIVDNTFYSPIYQNPIELGADIVIHSATKYLAGHNDVLAGVVITSNQDYYDKLFYNLNTTGPNLSPFDSYMLMRGLKTLKLRMAASTKNAQAVAEYLQQSSAVKEVLYTGKGGMISFKVKNQAKIPEIINSLHVFTFAESLGGVESLITYPTTQTHADIPADVRASYGLTDDLLRLSIGIEDSQDLIADLKQALEA is encoded by the coding sequence ATGACACACGATTATAAATTAGCAACCCTTTTGGCCCACGCTGGTATCAATTCTGACAAGGAAACGGGAGCTTTGGCAGCCCCCCTGCATTTTTCAACCACCTACCAGCATCCAGAATTTGGTCAGTCAACAGGATTTGACTATACTAGGACTAAAAACCCAACGAGGGTGACGCTGGAAAAGACTCTGGCAGCCATTGAAAAGGCGGATTATGCTATCGCAACCAGCTCTGGGATGAGTGCTGTCGTTCTGGCCTTAGAAATCTTCCCAGTTGGCTCTAAAGTAGTGGCAGCTCGGGATCTCTATGGGGGGTCTTTTCGCTGGTTTAATGATCAAGAAAAGCAAGGCCGGTTTTCCTTCACCTATGCTAATTCTCAAGCAGAAATGCTGGCAGCTATCTCTGACGAGACAGATATCGTCTATATTGAAACGCCTACTAATCCGCTCATGATTGAGTTCGATATTAAAACAGTAGCTGAACTGGCCCACCAAAAGGGGGCAGCGGTTATCGTGGATAACACCTTCTACAGTCCGATTTACCAAAATCCAATTGAGCTGGGGGCAGATATCGTGATTCACTCAGCCACTAAGTATCTGGCTGGTCACAATGATGTCCTAGCAGGAGTGGTCATCACCAGTAATCAAGATTATTACGACAAGCTCTTCTATAATCTCAATACAACTGGTCCCAACCTGTCGCCCTTTGATAGCTATATGCTCATGCGTGGGCTCAAAACGCTCAAGCTCAGGATGGCAGCTTCCACTAAGAACGCTCAAGCTGTTGCTGAATATTTACAGCAGTCATCGGCAGTTAAGGAAGTTCTTTATACTGGCAAGGGTGGTATGATTTCCTTCAAGGTTAAAAATCAAGCTAAGATTCCAGAGATTATCAATAGTCTGCACGTTTTTACCTTTGCGGAAAGTTTAGGAGGGGTGGAAAGCCTCATTACCTATCCAACGACCCAGACCCATGCTGATATTCCTGCAGATGTCCGAGCTTCCTATGGCTTGACTGATGACCTCCTGCGTCTTTCCATAGGTATTGAAGACAGTCAGGATTTGATTGCAGATCTTAAACAAGCTCTGGAAGCTTGA